One window of uncultured Erythrobacter sp. genomic DNA carries:
- the rpoB gene encoding DNA-directed RNA polymerase subunit beta → MATKSKTPAKGPKTKAAVRSRKAQGTAKKRIRKIFGDIHEVVQMPNLIEVQRESYEQFLRSNKETGYVSGLEKTLRSVFPIRDFAGTAELDFVHYVLEDPKYDTTECRQRGITYAAPMKVTLRLIVFEVDQETETRSVLDIKEQDVYMGDMPLMTENGTFIINGTERVIVSQMHRSPGVLFDHDRGKTHSSGKLLFAARVIPYRGSWLDFEFDAKDIVNVRIDRKRKLPVTALLYALGLDSEGILGHFYDTVVWERAKDGWKIPFDPENWRGQKPAFALVDAKTGEEIFAAGQKISPRAANKAAKDGLKNLLLPTEEVVSRYAAFDMIDEATGRIHIEAGEEITLEHIEAFDAAGIDKLELLDIDEINTGPWIRNTLQVDKAENRDEGLEAIYKVMRPGEPPTKETAEALFEGLFFDGERYDLSAVGRVKLNMRLGLDAEDTVTTLRKEDILAVVKELVGLKDGKGEVDDIDNLGNRRVRSVGELLENQYRVGLLRMERAVKERMSSVDVSTVMPNDLINAKPAVAAVREFFGSSQLSQFMDQTNPLSEVTHKRRVSALGPGGLTRERAGFEVRDVHPTHYGRICPIETPEGPNIGLINSLASFSRVNKYGFIETPYRTVKDNHVTGEVIYLSAMEEQKHTVAQASAELNADGTFVEELISARQAGDNLMAPSEQVTLMDVSPKQLVSVAASLIPFLENDDANRALMGSNMQRQAVPLVKAEAPWVGTGMEETVARDSGAAIAAKRGGIVDQVDATRIVIRAVGDVEAGQSGVDIYTLQKFQRSNQNTCINQRPLVKVGESIEPGDIIADGPSTDLGELALGKNSLVAFMPWNGYNYEDSILISERIVKDDVFTSIHIEEFEVMARDTKLGPEDITRDIPNVGEEALRNLDEAGIVYIGAEVHPGDILVGKITPKGESPMTPEEKLLRAIFGEKASDVRDTSLRLPPGVAGTIVEVRVFNRHGIEIDDRTRAIQNEEIERLRKDAADERNILNRATYNRLKDMLLGQTASAAPKGVKKGTTIDEALLESVERFEWFKFAVAEDNRQAQIEAIKSQYDESAGMIDAKFEDRKEKLERGDELAPGVLKMVKVFVAVKRKLQPGDKMAGRHGNKGVISRILPIEDMPFLEDGTPVDLVLNPLGVPSRMNVGQIFETHLGFAARGLGMDIADKLEEWKAANPNAAEDYAGVKPPEAVVERLKDVYGEQYFEDLESRSTTGIVELATNLAAGVPMGTPVFDGAREGDVTDMLVKAGIDSSGQSTLFDGRTGDAFDRKVTVGIIYMLKLHHLVDDKIHARSIGPYSLVTQQPLGGKAQFGGQRFGEMEVWALQAYGAAYTLQEMLTVKSDDVVGRTKVYEAIVKGDDTFEAGIPESFNVLVKEMRSLGLNVELKSLTDESDEDEWPEAAE, encoded by the coding sequence ATGGCAACCAAATCGAAGACCCCTGCAAAGGGGCCCAAGACCAAGGCAGCCGTCCGCAGCCGCAAGGCGCAGGGCACCGCTAAGAAGCGTATCCGCAAGATTTTTGGCGACATTCACGAAGTCGTCCAGATGCCCAACCTCATCGAGGTTCAGCGCGAGAGCTACGAACAGTTCCTGCGCTCGAACAAGGAAACGGGCTATGTCTCGGGTCTGGAAAAAACGCTGCGCAGCGTCTTCCCGATCCGCGACTTTGCCGGGACCGCCGAACTCGACTTCGTGCACTATGTCCTCGAAGATCCGAAATACGACACGACCGAATGCCGCCAGCGCGGCATCACTTACGCAGCGCCGATGAAGGTAACTCTGCGTCTGATCGTGTTCGAAGTGGATCAGGAAACCGAAACGCGCTCGGTCCTCGATATCAAGGAGCAGGACGTTTACATGGGCGATATGCCGCTCATGACCGAGAACGGCACCTTTATCATTAACGGCACAGAGCGAGTGATCGTGTCGCAGATGCACCGTTCGCCCGGTGTGCTGTTCGACCATGATCGCGGCAAGACCCACTCGTCGGGCAAGCTGCTGTTTGCTGCGCGCGTCATCCCCTATCGCGGTTCGTGGCTCGACTTTGAATTCGACGCCAAGGACATCGTCAATGTCCGTATCGACCGTAAGCGCAAGCTGCCGGTCACCGCGCTGCTTTATGCGCTCGGCCTCGATAGCGAAGGCATTCTCGGCCACTTCTACGACACCGTAGTCTGGGAACGCGCCAAGGACGGCTGGAAGATCCCGTTCGATCCTGAAAACTGGCGCGGCCAGAAGCCCGCCTTTGCGCTGGTCGATGCCAAGACGGGCGAGGAAATCTTCGCCGCCGGTCAGAAGATCAGCCCGCGCGCTGCCAACAAGGCGGCCAAGGATGGCCTGAAGAACCTGCTGCTGCCGACCGAGGAAGTCGTCAGCCGCTACGCTGCATTCGATATGATTGATGAGGCCACTGGCCGCATCCACATCGAAGCGGGCGAAGAAATCACGCTCGAACACATCGAAGCCTTCGATGCCGCCGGTATCGACAAGCTCGAACTGCTCGACATTGACGAAATCAACACCGGCCCGTGGATCCGCAACACGCTGCAGGTCGACAAGGCAGAGAACCGCGACGAAGGTCTGGAAGCGATCTATAAGGTCATGCGTCCAGGCGAACCGCCGACCAAGGAAACCGCTGAAGCGCTGTTCGAAGGCCTGTTCTTCGATGGCGAGCGTTATGACCTATCGGCTGTGGGCCGCGTGAAGCTCAATATGCGTCTCGGCCTCGATGCCGAAGACACTGTGACGACCCTGCGCAAGGAAGACATCCTTGCTGTGGTCAAGGAACTGGTCGGCCTGAAGGACGGCAAGGGCGAAGTCGACGACATCGACAATCTCGGCAACCGCCGTGTGCGTTCGGTCGGCGAGCTGCTTGAAAACCAGTACCGCGTTGGCCTGCTGCGCATGGAACGCGCGGTTAAGGAGCGCATGTCGAGCGTCGATGTTTCGACCGTCATGCCCAACGACCTTATCAATGCGAAACCGGCTGTGGCGGCTGTTCGCGAATTCTTCGGCTCTTCGCAGCTGTCGCAGTTCATGGACCAGACCAACCCGCTGTCGGAAGTCACCCATAAACGCCGCGTGTCGGCGCTTGGCCCGGGCGGCTTGACGCGTGAGCGCGCAGGCTTTGAAGTCCGCGACGTTCACCCGACGCATTATGGCCGTATCTGCCCGATTGAAACGCCGGAAGGCCCGAATATCGGTCTGATCAACTCGCTGGCATCGTTCAGCCGTGTGAACAAATATGGCTTTATCGAAACGCCGTACCGCACGGTGAAGGACAACCATGTCACGGGCGAGGTGATCTACCTCTCCGCTATGGAAGAGCAGAAGCACACCGTTGCGCAGGCTTCGGCCGAGCTCAACGCCGATGGCACTTTCGTTGAAGAACTGATCTCTGCCCGTCAGGCTGGCGACAACCTAATGGCACCCAGCGAGCAGGTCACTTTGATGGACGTCTCGCCGAAACAGCTCGTTTCGGTCGCGGCCTCGCTGATCCCGTTCCTCGAAAACGATGACGCAAACCGCGCATTGATGGGCTCGAACATGCAGCGCCAGGCGGTGCCGCTTGTGAAGGCAGAGGCCCCGTGGGTCGGCACCGGCATGGAAGAAACCGTGGCGCGCGATTCGGGCGCTGCGATTGCGGCCAAGCGCGGCGGTATCGTCGATCAGGTCGACGCGACCCGTATCGTGATCCGCGCCGTTGGCGATGTCGAAGCTGGCCAGTCCGGCGTTGACATCTACACGCTGCAAAAATTCCAGCGCTCCAACCAGAACACCTGCATCAACCAGCGTCCGCTGGTGAAAGTGGGCGAGTCGATCGAGCCGGGCGATATCATCGCTGACGGTCCTTCGACCGATCTGGGCGAGCTGGCACTGGGCAAGAACAGCCTCGTCGCCTTCATGCCGTGGAATGGCTACAACTATGAGGATAGTATCCTCATTTCCGAGCGTATCGTGAAAGACGACGTCTTCACCTCGATCCATATCGAGGAATTCGAAGTCATGGCGCGTGACACCAAGCTCGGGCCGGAAGACATCACCCGCGACATTCCCAATGTCGGCGAGGAAGCCCTACGCAACCTCGACGAAGCGGGCATCGTCTATATCGGTGCAGAAGTGCATCCGGGCGACATTCTGGTCGGCAAGATCACGCCGAAGGGCGAAAGCCCGATGACGCCGGAAGAAAAGCTTCTGCGCGCAATCTTTGGTGAGAAAGCTTCGGACGTACGCGACACCTCGCTGCGTCTGCCCCCCGGTGTTGCCGGAACGATCGTCGAAGTTCGCGTGTTCAACCGCCACGGTATCGAAATCGATGACCGTACGCGTGCGATCCAGAACGAAGAGATCGAGCGTCTGCGCAAGGACGCGGCTGACGAACGCAACATCCTCAACCGCGCGACCTATAACCGCCTCAAGGATATGCTGCTGGGCCAGACCGCTTCGGCTGCACCCAAGGGCGTGAAGAAGGGAACCACAATCGATGAGGCTCTGCTTGAAAGCGTAGAGCGCTTCGAATGGTTCAAGTTCGCGGTTGCCGAAGACAATCGTCAGGCGCAGATCGAAGCGATCAAGTCGCAATATGACGAAAGCGCCGGCATGATCGACGCCAAGTTCGAGGACCGTAAGGAAAAGCTCGAACGCGGTGACGAACTCGCTCCGGGCGTGCTCAAGATGGTCAAGGTCTTCGTCGCGGTGAAGCGTAAGCTGCAACCGGGCGACAAGATGGCGGGCCGACACGGAAACAAGGGTGTGATTTCGCGCATCCTTCCGATCGAGGACATGCCGTTCCTCGAAGACGGTACTCCGGTTGACCTCGTGCTCAACCCGCTGGGCGTGCCTTCGCGCATGAATGTCGGGCAGATCTTCGAAACCCATCTCGGTTTCGCGGCCCGCGGTCTCGGCATGGATATCGCTGACAAGCTCGAAGAGTGGAAAGCGGCGAACCCGAATGCGGCGGAAGACTATGCGGGCGTGAAACCGCCCGAAGCCGTCGTCGAGCGTCTGAAGGACGTCTATGGCGAGCAGTATTTCGAAGACCTCGAAAGCCGCTCGACCACGGGCATCGTCGAACTCGCCACCAATCTTGCCGCAGGTGTCCCGATGGGTACGCCGGTGTTTGACGGTGCGCGCGAAGGCGACGTGACTGACATGCTGGTGAAAGCCGGCATCGACAGTTCGGGCCAGTCGACTCTGTTCGATGGCCGGACCGGTGACGCGTTCGACCGCAAGGTGACTGTGGGCATTATCTACATGCTCAAACTGCACCACCTTGTTGACGACAAGATCCACGCCCGTTCGATCGGCCCGTACTCGCTTGTTACCCAGCAGCCGCTGGGCGGTAAGGCGCAGTTCGGCGGCCAGCGCTTCGGTGAGATGGAGGTCTGGGCACTGCAGGCATACGGCGCAGCCTACACCTTGCAGGAAATGCTCACCGTCAAGTCGGACGACGTGGTCGGCCGTACCAAGGTCTACGAAGCAATCGTCAAGGGCGACGACACCTTCGAAGCGGGCATTCCGGAGAGCTTCAACGTTCTCGTCAAGGAAATGCGCTCGCTGGGCCTCAATGTCGAACTCAAGTCACTGACCGACGAGAGCGACGAGGACGAATGGCCGGAGGCAGCGGAATAG
- a CDS encoding DUF2975 domain-containing protein, with product MSLRPNDPLLAAGKIMTVLLMALIGLVTALMLVLIPFILFNHADFAAAVAEAGIESVGMAKAASVSLLLIAATATAFAFYFFWLLYRIIKTVADGDPFTLENASRLTRMGWIALGFQIASFPIEALAIKAIDYLPADDISADISFSLTGVLLAIVLFILARIFRHGAAMRDDLEGTV from the coding sequence ATGTCACTTAGACCCAACGACCCCTTGCTCGCGGCGGGCAAGATAATGACCGTCCTTTTGATGGCACTGATTGGCCTGGTAACTGCATTAATGCTGGTGCTGATCCCGTTCATCCTGTTCAACCACGCTGACTTTGCAGCCGCTGTTGCCGAAGCTGGAATTGAGAGTGTTGGCATGGCCAAGGCGGCGTCTGTCTCGCTGCTTTTGATCGCGGCGACCGCCACCGCCTTCGCGTTCTATTTCTTCTGGTTGCTATACCGGATCATCAAGACGGTGGCTGACGGCGATCCCTTCACGCTAGAGAACGCTAGCCGCCTGACGCGCATGGGCTGGATTGCTTTAGGCTTTCAGATCGCGTCATTCCCGATTGAGGCTCTTGCAATCAAGGCGATCGATTACCTGCCTGCCGACGATATCAGTGCCGATATCAGCTTTTCGCTGACTGGAGTGTTGCTTGCAATTGTCCTGTTCATACTCGCTCGCATTTTCCGCCACGGCGCTGCGATGCGCGACGATCTTGAAGGGACCGTATGA
- a CDS encoding helix-turn-helix transcriptional regulator, whose protein sequence is MPAEDEGATIMVKLDDLLHDRRMTLTELAERVGLTLANLSILKTGKAKAIRFSTLAAICRELDCQPGDLLEYGTQ, encoded by the coding sequence ATGCCTGCTGAAGATGAAGGAGCAACGATCATGGTCAAACTCGACGACCTGCTGCACGACCGCCGCATGACGCTGACCGAATTGGCCGAGCGAGTGGGCCTTACACTGGCCAACCTCTCGATCCTGAAAACCGGCAAGGCCAAAGCGATCCGGTTCTCCACCCTCGCCGCGATCTGCCGCGAACTGGACTGCCAGCCGGGCGACCTGCTCGAATATGGCACTCAATAA
- a CDS encoding helix-turn-helix domain-containing protein has translation MELGTDPVQTSGCYRAWQIANAPAPAIDLAWYSRCDYTNPERHDLLPFTEPSIALRRRFAPNGETSEWDFVIFRAQPDGGRYDPCPGEELFALRLAPELMEAAFALKAADHIAADYEVPSHITGKLEPARRLADLGQFKAAWEAMLSALQMLAEGCKTDRAGRAARLARETKGMFGPAQIAEEAGLSPRHMRRLFLERLGLSPRAVLRRQRLTAAMLSSETFDRPQWAALAAGHNFSDQAHLIRECRALTGYSPGEWHRFRRGLAVSFNT, from the coding sequence ATGGAGCTAGGGACCGATCCAGTGCAGACCAGCGGATGCTATCGCGCTTGGCAGATCGCCAACGCGCCCGCGCCCGCAATTGACCTCGCCTGGTACAGCCGCTGTGACTACACAAACCCCGAAAGGCACGACCTCCTCCCCTTTACCGAACCCTCGATCGCGCTACGGCGGCGCTTTGCTCCGAACGGCGAGACAAGCGAATGGGACTTCGTGATATTCCGCGCCCAGCCCGATGGCGGGCGTTATGATCCTTGTCCCGGCGAAGAGCTGTTCGCCCTGCGCCTCGCGCCGGAATTGATGGAGGCGGCATTCGCTCTCAAAGCGGCCGATCACATCGCCGCCGATTACGAGGTGCCCTCCCATATTACCGGTAAGCTTGAACCTGCACGGCGGCTTGCTGACCTCGGCCAGTTCAAGGCCGCTTGGGAAGCGATGCTCAGTGCGCTGCAAATGCTGGCCGAGGGTTGCAAAACCGATCGCGCCGGGCGGGCAGCGCGGCTGGCGCGCGAGACAAAGGGCATGTTCGGCCCCGCGCAAATTGCCGAAGAGGCCGGCCTAAGCCCGCGCCATATGCGCAGGCTCTTTCTGGAGAGGCTGGGTCTGTCGCCGCGAGCTGTCCTTCGCCGACAGCGACTGACGGCGGCAATGCTGAGTTCCGAGACCTTCGACCGCCCGCAATGGGCCGCACTCGCCGCAGGGCACAATTTCTCCGATCAGGCGCATCTGATCCGAGAATGCCGCGCGCTCACCGGCTATTCTCCGGGCGAATGGCACCGTTTCCGGCGCGGCTTGGCCGTTTCTTTCAATACCTGA
- the rplJ gene encoding 50S ribosomal protein L10 yields MDRSQKADAVAQLNAVFNEVGVVVVTRNLGMTVDQSTDLRTKMRDVGASYKVAKNRLAKLALKDTDYVGIDEYLTGPTALAWSEDPVAAAKAAVEFAKTNDKLEIVGGSMGTQVLDEAGIRALASMPSLDELRGKLVGLVNAPATKIAQVVNAPANKLARVFGAYGAKDAA; encoded by the coding sequence ATGGATCGTTCGCAAAAAGCCGATGCTGTTGCCCAGCTCAACGCAGTCTTTAACGAGGTTGGTGTGGTCGTTGTGACCCGCAATCTCGGCATGACGGTGGACCAGTCCACCGATCTGCGCACAAAGATGCGTGACGTTGGTGCTTCCTATAAGGTTGCGAAGAACCGTCTCGCCAAGCTCGCCCTTAAGGACACCGACTATGTCGGGATCGATGAGTATCTCACCGGCCCGACCGCGCTTGCCTGGTCTGAAGACCCGGTCGCAGCTGCAAAGGCTGCTGTCGAATTCGCAAAAACGAACGACAAGCTGGAAATCGTTGGTGGCTCCATGGGCACGCAGGTGCTCGACGAAGCCGGAATCAGGGCACTCGCCTCGATGCCGAGCCTCGACGAGCTTCGCGGCAAGCTTGTTGGTCTCGTCAACGCCCCGGCAACGAAAATTGCCCAGGTCGTCAACGCGCCAGCAAACAAGCTCGCACGTGTGTTCGGTGCCTATGGCGCCAAGGACGCTGCTTAA
- the rplL gene encoding 50S ribosomal protein L7/L12: MADIAKLVEELSKLTVLEAAELATALEEEWGVSAAAAVAVAGPAGGGEAAAVEEKDEFDVILTGDGGKKIQVIKEVRAITGLGLTEAKGLVEGAPKPLKEGVNKAEAEEIKGKIEAAGGTVELK; encoded by the coding sequence ATGGCTGATATTGCCAAGCTTGTTGAAGAACTTTCGAAGCTGACCGTCCTCGAGGCAGCTGAACTCGCAACCGCTCTCGAAGAAGAGTGGGGCGTTAGCGCTGCTGCTGCAGTTGCTGTTGCTGGCCCGGCTGGCGGCGGCGAAGCTGCTGCTGTTGAAGAGAAGGACGAATTCGACGTCATTCTCACCGGCGACGGCGGCAAGAAGATCCAGGTCATCAAGGAAGTCCGTGCCATCACCGGCCTGGGCCTCACCGAAGCCAAGGGTCTCGTCGAAGGCGCGCCGAAGCCGCTTAAGGAAGGCGTCAACAAGGCCGAAGCCGAAGAAATCAAGGGCAAGATCGAAGCAGCCGGCGGTACCGTCGAACTCAAGTAA
- a CDS encoding MATE family efflux transporter, whose translation MTRDTAPLDTPDATLSWRQEIRATFALATPLAAANLLQMLTYSIDVFFIARLGEEPLAAAALAVSLFGLVLWAMTALTGAVAPLIAEALGMRAPALRPVRRSVRMALWLAVFCGIIGMGLCLLLEPLMRATGQQESIIALAREYNLLIIYSMVPMLLASVLRNFVSALGRPVFATAITGAGVFVNGFANYAFIFGNFGAPEMGLQGAAIATIITSLFTLAAYVVAIRLDPKLHRYHVFGKLWSPDWSRFWQIVRVGTPISLTVTAEAGIFGAAAFLMGRFGAAELAGHTVALQLAALAFQVPFGVSQAVTIRVGYFYGAGDSEGIKRAGWVALAIGAGFMMFTASAMVLAPYPLLSLFVDPYAAKNAALVGFALQYLVLAAAFQVVDGIQAVAAGALRGLQDTRVPMWIAIFSYWVPGFGTAIWLGFFTPLAGVGVWIGLATGLAFAAVLLLWRWNARERLDLTRRKSGEPVTPLPA comes from the coding sequence ATGACGCGCGATACAGCACCTCTTGATACGCCCGACGCCACATTGAGCTGGAGGCAGGAAATCCGGGCCACATTTGCGCTCGCGACCCCGCTTGCCGCGGCCAATCTGCTGCAAATGCTGACCTATTCGATCGACGTGTTCTTCATCGCGCGTCTGGGCGAAGAGCCGCTTGCCGCTGCTGCATTGGCAGTGTCGCTTTTCGGCCTGGTCCTATGGGCGATGACCGCGCTGACCGGAGCGGTTGCGCCTCTGATCGCCGAAGCGCTCGGCATGCGTGCGCCCGCTTTGCGGCCCGTGCGCCGTTCAGTGCGAATGGCTTTGTGGCTGGCGGTATTCTGCGGGATTATCGGCATGGGCTTATGCCTGCTGCTCGAGCCGCTGATGCGCGCAACCGGCCAGCAGGAAAGCATCATCGCGCTGGCCCGCGAGTACAATCTGCTTATCATCTATTCGATGGTGCCCATGCTGCTCGCGTCGGTGCTGCGCAATTTCGTCTCGGCGCTGGGCCGCCCGGTCTTTGCCACCGCGATCACCGGCGCAGGCGTGTTCGTGAACGGCTTTGCCAATTACGCCTTCATCTTCGGCAATTTCGGCGCGCCTGAAATGGGCCTGCAAGGGGCGGCGATAGCGACGATCATCACCTCGCTGTTCACGCTCGCCGCTTATGTGGTGGCGATCCGGCTCGATCCGAAGCTGCATCGTTATCATGTCTTTGGAAAGCTGTGGTCGCCGGACTGGAGCCGTTTTTGGCAGATTGTACGCGTCGGCACGCCCATCTCGCTGACGGTGACAGCAGAGGCAGGGATTTTCGGCGCGGCGGCGTTTCTGATGGGCCGCTTTGGCGCAGCAGAGCTCGCCGGGCACACGGTCGCGCTGCAACTTGCCGCGCTCGCATTCCAGGTTCCGTTTGGCGTCAGTCAGGCAGTGACGATCCGTGTGGGTTACTTCTACGGCGCTGGCGATAGCGAGGGGATCAAGCGCGCGGGCTGGGTCGCGCTCGCTATCGGTGCGGGCTTCATGATGTTCACAGCCAGCGCGATGGTGCTCGCGCCCTACCCGCTGCTGTCATTGTTCGTGGACCCCTATGCGGCCAAAAATGCGGCCTTGGTCGGATTTGCGCTGCAATATCTGGTGCTCGCCGCTGCGTTTCAGGTGGTGGACGGGATTCAGGCGGTCGCTGCGGGAGCCTTGCGCGGGCTTCAGGACACTCGCGTGCCGATGTGGATCGCGATTTTTAGCTATTGGGTGCCCGGTTTCGGCACTGCGATCTGGCTCGGCTTTTTCACTCCGCTTGCCGGAGTGGGCGTTTGGATCGGGCTGGCGACGGGACTTGCCTTTGCCGCGGTCCTGCTGCTGTGGCGCTGGAATGCGCGCGAGCGGCTGGATCTGACACGGCGCAAGTCCGGTGAGCCGGTTACGCCCCTGCCCGCGTAG
- a CDS encoding mechanosensitive ion channel domain-containing protein produces MQTNTDFSTLDITNVAATWLEAHLVSIAGAFAVLVFGWLIAKVLSRWADRVLQNSPRFDPTVADFLSSIIKYGLYALVIATVLAQFGVQTTSILAVIGSMGLAIGLALQGTLSNVASGVMILTQRPFRVGEAIHAGSIKGVVQEIGLFTTELKQFDGLYVQVPNTELWNQPIINFNRHPIRRFELLVGIGYNDSMDKARDELLALAAADERVLSDPEPIAFVNSLDESSVGIGLRIWCQTGDYAELSWDLTERVKAKFDEAGITIPFPQREVTTRAGA; encoded by the coding sequence ATGCAGACGAATACGGATTTCAGCACTCTCGACATCACCAATGTCGCCGCCACATGGCTCGAGGCGCATCTGGTCTCGATTGCCGGTGCCTTTGCGGTTCTGGTGTTCGGCTGGCTGATTGCCAAAGTGCTATCGCGCTGGGCTGACCGCGTGCTGCAGAATTCGCCGCGCTTCGACCCGACGGTTGCCGATTTCCTCTCCAGCATCATCAAATACGGCCTTTACGCATTGGTGATCGCCACCGTGCTTGCGCAGTTCGGGGTGCAGACCACCAGCATCCTGGCAGTGATAGGTTCGATGGGGCTTGCGATCGGTCTGGCGCTGCAAGGCACGCTCAGCAACGTTGCATCAGGCGTGATGATCCTGACCCAGCGGCCTTTCCGCGTGGGCGAGGCCATTCACGCCGGTTCGATCAAGGGCGTGGTGCAGGAAATCGGCCTGTTCACCACCGAGCTCAAGCAATTTGACGGTCTGTATGTGCAGGTTCCCAATACCGAGCTGTGGAACCAGCCGATCATTAATTTCAATCGCCACCCGATCCGCCGGTTCGAGCTGTTGGTCGGCATTGGCTATAATGACAGCATGGATAAGGCTCGCGACGAGCTGCTTGCATTAGCCGCTGCGGACGAGCGGGTGCTCAGCGACCCTGAACCGATTGCCTTCGTCAATTCGCTCGATGAAAGCTCGGTCGGCATTGGCCTGCGCATCTGGTGCCAGACCGGCGACTATGCCGAACTGTCATGGGACTTGACCGAGCGGGTCAAAGCAAAGTTCGACGAAGCGGGCATTACAATCCCCTTCCCGCAGCGCGAAGTCACTACGCGGGCAGGGGCGTAA
- a CDS encoding co-chaperone GroES, with the protein MAFRPLHDRVVVRRIEADQKTAGGIIIPDSAQEKPSEGEIVSVGEGARDDGGNRVVLDVKAGDRVLFGKWSGTEVKIDGEDLLIMKESDIMGIIS; encoded by the coding sequence ATGGCATTTCGTCCGCTGCACGACCGCGTTGTGGTCCGTCGCATCGAAGCCGACCAGAAAACCGCTGGTGGCATCATTATTCCCGATTCCGCACAGGAAAAGCCGAGCGAAGGCGAGATCGTCTCTGTCGGCGAAGGCGCCCGTGACGATGGAGGCAATCGCGTCGTCCTCGACGTGAAAGCCGGCGACCGCGTGCTGTTCGGCAAGTGGTCGGGCACCGAAGTCAAGATCGACGGCGAAGACCTGCTGATCATGAAGGAAAGCGACATCATGGGGATCATCAGCTGA